One Burkholderia sp. 9120 genomic window, GATCAACCCATGCTGAATCCGTTATTTTCGAGATAGCGGACAAAATTTGACGCACCCTGCGGCGAATCAGCGCGATAATCGCGGCCTTTGCCCTTCGCCGGGCAGACAAAAAGGCAACTCACGGTAGTTCAAAGGTCAATCAGATCGAATGCGGCGCAACCGGAACACGGGTCGTCGCAGATCGCCGGTACGCGCGGGCGCGCATGAGCGCCTGTGGTTCGAACAGCTCCTTCGTGGTTCCATTGCCGTTCCGCACGCCAGCGCGTGCGTGTCAGCGCGCGCATCGTCGCGCGCGCGGCGGCGGGGGAAGCGTGTGGGTTCCGCCGACGGGTTGCCGCCGTGTTCACTTAAGGAGAAGTCCATGGGGAAACTCGACCTTTCGCGTCGTAGTTTTCTGAAGGCCAGCGTCGTGGCGGGTGTGTCGGTGTATCTCGCGCCGATGGGCAGCCGCGCATTCGCTGCGTTGTTCGAAGAGAAAATTCTGACGCCGATGCAGTGGGACGCGGCGAACGGTCAGGCGAAATTCCGTATCGACGGGATCGCCAAGGTGACCGGTTCGAAAGTGTTCGCACGCGACATTCGCGCCACCGACATGCCGCATTGGCCGCAGCAGCAGTCGCACGCGTTCATTCTGCGCACTACGCAAGCCGACCGCAGCTACGAAGGTTTCGACCTGTCGCTGCTCGGCGCCGATCTGCAACCCGACCGGGTGGTGACGGCGGCGGATCTGACGCGCGACGGCCTGATCTTCCCGGCCTTCTACGGCGACGACATGTTGCTGCCGCCGGGCAAGACGCCCGCGTATCTCGGCCAGGCGGTCGCGATCCTGATCTATCACGACTTCGCGCGCTTCCGCTTCGCGAAGAACACGCTGAAGTTCCAGGATCAGATCATCCGCTACGGCGCGCAGACGGGGCCGCTGGAACGCGATCCGTGGGGCACGTTCCGCTTCGTGCGGGTCGGCGGTAAGACGCCATACGACGACGATGTTTTCTCCAGCCTGAAAGACGCGCCGGTGTTTCCGAGCATGATGCGCAAGCACAAGCCGGTGTGGCCCGACGGCGTCGAGCACGGCAAGCTGGACGAGCAGGGCATGTTCCACGCCGCGCAGATCCAGCAGAACCTCGATCATCCGTCGGCGGACTGGCTGGTGATGGAGCGCGAGTACAACACGCAGTCGATCGATACGGCCGCGCTCGAGCCCGACAACGCGAACTGCTGGTACGACGCCGCGACGCAATCGCTGCACATGGTGGTGCCGACCCAGGCGCCGTCCGAAGTCGTGGACAGCGCGGCCGGCATGGTCGCGAAGTGCGCGTTCCCGGTGAAGAACCTGTTCATTCACCCGTGCTACACGGTCGGTTACGGCTCGAAGGATCACTTCAACGTGCCGTTCTATGGCCTCGTCTGCGCGATGTATGCGGACGGCCGCCCGGTGCGTCTCGCCAACGACCGCTACGAGCAGTTCCAGACCTCGTTGAAGCGCCACGCGTTCAAGATGAACTACCGCATCGCCGTCGATAAAAAGACCGGTCTGCTGCAATCGTTCAAGGCGGAGATGGAAGCAGACGGCGGCGGGCGCTGCAACTTTTCGCCTTCCGTGGCAATGGTGGGCGCGACCGCCGCGCAGTCGATCTATTACTTCCCGAGCAACGATCTGTCGGCGGTGGCGATTGCGTCGCGCGCGATCGACGCCGGTTCCGCGCGCGGCTACGGCACGCTGCAGAGCATGGCCGCGACCGAAATGATGGTCGACGAAATCGCCGCGCAACTGAAGCTCGATCCGATCGATTTCCGCCTGAAGAACGCGTTGCGCTCCGGCATGAAAAACACGCAAGGCGCGGTGCCGGCCGGCGCGATTCGCGTCGACGACGTGTTGAACAAGGCCAAGGTGCATCCGCTGTGGGTGAATCGGGCGAAGCGCAAGGCCGAGTTCGAAGCGGCGCATCCGGGCAAGCGCTACGGCGTGGGTTTCGCGTGCGTGCAGAAGGACTTCGGCACCGGCGCGGAGACCTCGTTCGCGAAGGTCGAATTCAGCGCCGACGGCAAGATCAGTTTGCAGCACACGGCCGCTGAAATCGGCACCGGCGTGTCGACCTCGCAGGCCGTCGCGGTCGCCAAGTGGCTCGGCAAGCCGGCCACCGACGTGCACGTCGCGATCACCGACTGGCCGGATCTGCCGGTCGTCACGAGCGGCGATCCGTACATGATGTCGCAGGCCGATCAGGACAAGCTCGCGGCGAATCCGCGCTGGTCGCCGGGTTATGCGTCGCCGTCCAGCGCGACGAACTCCGCGTTCTATTTCACGCACAGCACGCGCGAAGCGGCGCGGGTCGTGTTCGCACACGGTCTGTGGCCGGCCGCGATGGCGATCTGGAGTCAGGGCACGGGCGGCGGTCAGGCCGCGCCGCTGGTGGTGCGGATCGAAGACGCGCGCTGGGTCGACGGCAAGCTGTCGGCAGCGGGGCTCGAGGCGCTGCCGTTCGAACAGCTCGCGAAGAAAGCGCACGAACTCGGGCTCGTGACCGGCGCGACTGTGCACGTGTTCAATCGCTGGCAATGGACCGAAGCGGACTTCGAGATCGACGGCGCGGTCGTGCGCTTGCCGCTCGACGGCCTCGCGCTGCGCTACGGCGACAACGCGCCGGACGAACGCAAGAAACTGCAGACTACGGCGAATCGTTACCGCGTGCTGGATCGTCAGCGCGTGTTCATTCCGCCGGTTCAGCGCAACAACGCGACCGTGACGTACTACAGCGCGGTCGGCACACTGGTCGAACTGTCGGTGCATGAAGCGAGCGGCAAGGTCGAGTTGCTCGCGCATCACTCGATCATGGAGTGCGGCAATCAGATCTCGCCGCAACTCGTGTCGGGCCAGTTGCAAGGCGGTCTGGCGATGGGCATCGGCCACGCGCTGCACGAGTATCTGCCGCTGTACGAAGACGGTCCGGGTAACGGCACGTGGAACTTCAACCGCTACCACTTGCCGCGCGCGACGGACGTCGCCGTCTGGACCCAGACCGGCGAAGTGCTGCCGCCGCTCACCGAGACCGATCCGCCGAAGGGCATTGCCGAAGTGGTGATGATTCCGGTGGTCGGCGCGATCGTGAATGGGATCGCGCATGCGATCGGGCATCGGTTTACCGATCTGCCGGTTACCCCGCAACGTATTCAGGAGGTGCTCGCATGACGGCCCCCAAGCAAGATTTGACGAACGCCGCGAGCCAGACGGGTGGTGTGGCGGTGGCTTCCGGTGTGGTGGGCGGGGCGGCGAGTGCCGCGGCTGCTCCGGCGGCTGCTTCGGTTTCGGCTGCTGCATCCGCCGGCGTTGCCGCCAGCGCGCCGGCCGCCGGTGTGGTCGAGCGTCCGTTGACGCATTTCCGCACGCTGCCGCTGTCGATCAAGGTCAACGGCGAGATCGTCGGTCCGACCGACGTGCCGGCCGGGCTGATGATGATCGACTACCTGCACGAGTATCTGCACCTGACCGGCTCGCGTCTCGGCTGCGGTCAGGGCATCTGCCACGCGTGCGTGGTGATCGTCGACAAACCGGACGGCACCAGCGAAGAAGTGCGCACCTGCATCACCGGCGCGAATTTCTTCCACGGCAAAACCATTCGCACGATCGAAGGCCACGCGAAGCGCAACGACGCGGGCGAAGTCATCGGCATGTCGCCGATCCAGCAGAAGTTTCTCGAGCACTTCAGCTTTCAGTGCGGCTACTGCACGCCGGGTTTCGTCAACGCGGCCACGGTGTTGATCGAACGTCTGCAGCGTCAGCCGGTTGCCAAAGACGAGGTCGAAGCGACCATCACCGAAGCGCTGAACGACCATATCTGCCGTTGCACGGGCTACGTGCGCTATTACGAAGCCGTCAAGGAAGTCGTGCTGACGACGCCGGGTCTCGTCAAGGAAGCCGCATGATGCGCCGCCCGATCACTCTGCGCCGCGCGCTGCTTTTGCTTGGCGCGACGCTCGCGTTGAGCGCGTGCGGCAAGCACGACGATTCCGCCGCAATGACCGCCGCCGCCGCGTTGGGGCCGCAGTCCACCGCCGCCGATCCGCTCGCGCGCGGCCGCTATCTCGTGAAAGCCGCCGATTGCGCCGCCTGCCACACCACCTCGGACGGCGCGCCCTTCGCCGGCGGCGTGAAACTGGCTTCGCCGTTCGGCACTTTCTACGGCACCAACATCACGCCGGACAAAGCGCACGGCATCGGCAACTGGAGCGCCGACGATCTGTACAAGGCGCTGCACGACGGCGTCACGCCGACCAAACAGTTGTATCCGGCGATGCCGTACACGTCGTACCGTCAGTTGTCGCGCGCGGATAGCGATGCGATCTACGCGTATCTGATGGCGCAGAAACCGGCCGCCGTGCCGAACCACGAACCCGAACTGTCGTTCCCGTTCAACCTGCGTTTCGGCGTGCGTTTCTGGGACTGGGTGTTCCTGAAGGACGCGTTGCCGGATGCGTCAAACCAGGCGTCGGCCAAGGGCGCTGCCGCCACCGGCTCGGCGGACTGGTATCGCGGGCGTTATCTGGCGAGCGCGCTCGGCCATTGCGCCGAATGCCACACGCCGCGCGGCAAGTTCGGCCAACTCGACGGCGCGAAGCCGCTGGCGGGTGCGGCGCTCGGCCGGATCGCGGCACCCGACATCACGCCGCACGGTCTGGCAGCGCGTGGCTGGACCGCCGCCGATCTGCAGACGTTTTTCGCCACCGGCATCGCGCCGCAAGGCTCGGCGTTCGGCGAGATGTTTCCGGTCGTGCATCTGAGCAGCCAGTACATGACGCACGACGATCTGCGCGCCATGTCCACCTACCTGCTCGGCGATCAGCCGCCCGCGCCGCAGCCGTTGCAACCGTTGCAGTCAGGTTCGGCCGATGCCGCGCAGCTCGAAGCCGGACGCAACGTGTATCTCGCCGTGTGTGCCGGTTGTCACGGCATCAACGGTGAAGGCAAGCCGCACGTCGCGGTGCCGATGCACGCCAACTCGACGCTGCGTCAGAGCGATGCGCACAACCTGATCGTGGCGATGCTCGACGGTCTCGGCGCGCAGGATTTCCCGGGTCTCGAACGGATGCAGGAGATGCCGGGTTTCGCCACGCAACTCAGCGACGAAGAACTCGCGCAGCTCGCGAACTATCTGCGTGCGACGTGGGGCGGCCAACCGGCCGACGTCACCGCGGACTCGGTGAAAGCGTTGCGATGAAGTAATGACGCGGTGAACTCGACCGCGCCGACCTGCTCAAACCGTATCGCGCCGCCGGCTGGCGGCGCGCCTTACGGTTCGCCATCGATCAGTCTGGTTTCTTCCACGGAGACTTCATGAGCAATGTGAGCAATCGCGCGACAGAGATTCTTCCGCACCACAGCTACGTTCATTCACTCGGCGCGCCGCTCGCCTGTGTGCAAGGCACGATCAGCAAGGTATTCCCCAGCCCGGACAATCACCACGGCGCGAATCATCAGCAATTCGTGATCAAGATCGACACGGTGCTGAAGTTCGAAGGCGGCTCGGAGAATCTGGTGGGCACCGAAGTTTTCGTCGCTGTGCGTTTCGGCGACGACGAAGGTCTGGCGCACGAGATCCCCGGCTTGCAGGCCGGTCAGCCGATTGAAGCGCAAGGGGAATATATTCCCGATTCCAGCGCCTATCCCACCGCCGACAACAACAACCCCGTGCTGCCGGTACTGCATTTCACGCATCATCCGGTCGGCTACGTACGCTACGACGGGCAGTACTACAGCTAACCCGGTTTCCCTCGAAGCGGACGGACATCGCGCCGTTCGCCTGCCGGCACGTTCATCTTTTCCCCATTCGCCGTTCCTTTTACGCCGTGAAAACGATTCAAGTTTTCGCGGCGCTTTGCCGTTAAAGCAAAAGTTACCGACCGATTGCCGAGGTGTTGCCGTTTCCGTTGCACGCGCAACGATGTCCGCAATACCGTGGGTAAGGTTTGTATCAGATTGTGTGGAGCGGGGCGTTTTCTGTAAAACGCACTTTACAATTCCGCTGGAATTTTAATCGGCAATCTGGCCCTTTTCGCAGAAGATCGACTGTTTTGGGTGAGTCCACGGTAGACGTGGCTTCCCGACATCGGGTGATGGCGAAGGGTTGGGTTGTTCGGCAGGACATGGGATGAGCGTCGCACGAGGCGACCTCGCCGTGTCGCGAAGATAGGCCGCGCGGCGTACGAACGCGCGCATCGCACGCGACGAGGCGTGCATCCGGTCCGCCATAAAAAAGGCAGGAGTCGGACATGGTGGAAAAGCGTTTCGACAGAACAATCAAGGCCAGTCTGGCCGGCGTGTGGGTCGCGCTGGCCGTCAGCGGTTGTGCGAACGTCGGGCAGCAGGGCGCGCAGAGCGGCGCGGCGCCGGATGCGACGGCCGCTTCCGCGGTGCCGGCGGCGAATGCGCCGACCGCAACGGCAGCGACCGGTGCGCAACTGAAGATCGGCGCCGATGCGGGCACGCCGCTGAAGAAATCGCCACCGCTGGTGTATCGCGTGAAGCGGGGCGATACGCTGGCGCGTATCGCGCAGCATCATCATTGCAGCGTCAGGCAGTTGCAAGCCTGGAACGGTTTGAAAACGAAGTCGCGGTTGAAGTTGGGGCAGGTGCTGCATGTGGCGTCGCCGGAAACCGTGCGGGCCGTGAACGCGGCTAACGCGGCGGCGGCTGCTTCGGCCAAGGCGGCAGCGGCTTCGGCTTCGGCGGCTGCATCGGTGGCGCAGCAGGCGGGCGTATCGACGAATTCGGCTGCGGTTACGGCTAATGCTTCGGTTGCGGCAGCCGCATCGGCAACCCAAGCCACCCAGGCCGCTCCGGCCACCACCGCGCAAGCGGACTCAGCCGCGCCGAGCGCCGCTGAGGCACGCGAAGTCGCGCAGCAAACCGCGCGGCACGCGAACGGCGTGGCGCTGGCATGGCCGGCGGGCGGGCACGTCGTTGAAGGATTCCAGGCGGGCGAGACGCGCGGCATTGAAATCGGCGGCAAGCCGGGCGATCCGGTGCGCGCCGCCGCCGACGGCAAAGTGATGTACGCCGGCACGGGCCTGAACAGCTACGGCAGTCTGATCATCGTCCAGCACAACAAGGACTTTCTGACCGCTTACTCGCATAACCGCAAGCTGCTGGTCAAGACCGGCGACATCGTCCGGCAAGGGCAGCAGATTGCCGAGATGGGCGACGAAAACAACTCGCGCGTCTCCGTCGGCTTCGAGTTGCGCCGCGACGGCAAGCCGATCGATCCGATGCCTTATCTGCCGCACGGGCGCGGTTAAGCCCGCGTCGTCACACGAACCCGCACACCTCTCAGCGGCGTTCAACTCCGGCGTGAAGAGGGCGCGGCTAAGCCCGCGTCCTCACGCAATCCAGCGTAGCGCCGCAGCGACGATCGCTTCCGGCGCGTCTTCCTGCATCAGATGGCCGGCGTTCGGCACTGCCTGAAAGCGCGCGTTCGGTATCGCCGCAGCCAGTTGGCGGCCGCGCGCCAGCGGAATCCATTGATCCTCTTCGCCCCACAGAATCTGCACCGGGCAGCGCAGTTGCGCGTAGCGCGCTTCGACCTCGTCGGTATAGCGCTGATCCATTTGCGCGATCTGCCGGTAGAACGCGGCCTGTCCCGTCGCGCCGAGCCACGGCGCCACATAGGGTGCGAGTTCGCCGTCCGGAATCTCACGCGCAATCGCGCCGCGTAGATACGCTTTCACCACCGCTTCGTGAATGTAGGGCGGCAGCCCGGCAAACGCGTCGCCGTGCTCGCGCACATGGCGCACGAAGGGCGAGCCCCACGGCGCAACCGCAACCGGATCGATCAGCGTGAGGCTGCGGTACTCGCAGCCGTCGATCAGATGCGCGCGCAACGAAGTCGCACCGCCGAAATCATGCGCCACCACGTCCGGCTTCGCTAACTGCCAATGCGCGAGCAACGCCGCCAGCAGCACGTTCTGGATGCCGAGCGAGACGTCTTGCGCCTCGCGTTGTTCGGATTGGCCGTAACCGAGCAGGTCGTAGTAGTAGACCGTGTGGTTTTGCGC contains:
- a CDS encoding molybdopterin cofactor-binding domain-containing protein — its product is MGKLDLSRRSFLKASVVAGVSVYLAPMGSRAFAALFEEKILTPMQWDAANGQAKFRIDGIAKVTGSKVFARDIRATDMPHWPQQQSHAFILRTTQADRSYEGFDLSLLGADLQPDRVVTAADLTRDGLIFPAFYGDDMLLPPGKTPAYLGQAVAILIYHDFARFRFAKNTLKFQDQIIRYGAQTGPLERDPWGTFRFVRVGGKTPYDDDVFSSLKDAPVFPSMMRKHKPVWPDGVEHGKLDEQGMFHAAQIQQNLDHPSADWLVMEREYNTQSIDTAALEPDNANCWYDAATQSLHMVVPTQAPSEVVDSAAGMVAKCAFPVKNLFIHPCYTVGYGSKDHFNVPFYGLVCAMYADGRPVRLANDRYEQFQTSLKRHAFKMNYRIAVDKKTGLLQSFKAEMEADGGGRCNFSPSVAMVGATAAQSIYYFPSNDLSAVAIASRAIDAGSARGYGTLQSMAATEMMVDEIAAQLKLDPIDFRLKNALRSGMKNTQGAVPAGAIRVDDVLNKAKVHPLWVNRAKRKAEFEAAHPGKRYGVGFACVQKDFGTGAETSFAKVEFSADGKISLQHTAAEIGTGVSTSQAVAVAKWLGKPATDVHVAITDWPDLPVVTSGDPYMMSQADQDKLAANPRWSPGYASPSSATNSAFYFTHSTREAARVVFAHGLWPAAMAIWSQGTGGGQAAPLVVRIEDARWVDGKLSAAGLEALPFEQLAKKAHELGLVTGATVHVFNRWQWTEADFEIDGAVVRLPLDGLALRYGDNAPDERKKLQTTANRYRVLDRQRVFIPPVQRNNATVTYYSAVGTLVELSVHEASGKVELLAHHSIMECGNQISPQLVSGQLQGGLAMGIGHALHEYLPLYEDGPGNGTWNFNRYHLPRATDVAVWTQTGEVLPPLTETDPPKGIAEVVMIPVVGAIVNGIAHAIGHRFTDLPVTPQRIQEVLA
- a CDS encoding (2Fe-2S)-binding protein is translated as MTAPKQDLTNAASQTGGVAVASGVVGGAASAAAAPAAASVSAAASAGVAASAPAAGVVERPLTHFRTLPLSIKVNGEIVGPTDVPAGLMMIDYLHEYLHLTGSRLGCGQGICHACVVIVDKPDGTSEEVRTCITGANFFHGKTIRTIEGHAKRNDAGEVIGMSPIQQKFLEHFSFQCGYCTPGFVNAATVLIERLQRQPVAKDEVEATITEALNDHICRCTGYVRYYEAVKEVVLTTPGLVKEAA
- a CDS encoding cytochrome c, which produces MMRRPITLRRALLLLGATLALSACGKHDDSAAMTAAAALGPQSTAADPLARGRYLVKAADCAACHTTSDGAPFAGGVKLASPFGTFYGTNITPDKAHGIGNWSADDLYKALHDGVTPTKQLYPAMPYTSYRQLSRADSDAIYAYLMAQKPAAVPNHEPELSFPFNLRFGVRFWDWVFLKDALPDASNQASAKGAAATGSADWYRGRYLASALGHCAECHTPRGKFGQLDGAKPLAGAALGRIAAPDITPHGLAARGWTAADLQTFFATGIAPQGSAFGEMFPVVHLSSQYMTHDDLRAMSTYLLGDQPPAPQPLQPLQSGSADAAQLEAGRNVYLAVCAGCHGINGEGKPHVAVPMHANSTLRQSDAHNLIVAMLDGLGAQDFPGLERMQEMPGFATQLSDEELAQLANYLRATWGGQPADVTADSVKALR
- a CDS encoding peptidoglycan DD-metalloendopeptidase family protein yields the protein MVEKRFDRTIKASLAGVWVALAVSGCANVGQQGAQSGAAPDATAASAVPAANAPTATAATGAQLKIGADAGTPLKKSPPLVYRVKRGDTLARIAQHHHCSVRQLQAWNGLKTKSRLKLGQVLHVASPETVRAVNAANAAAAASAKAAAASASAAASVAQQAGVSTNSAAVTANASVAAAASATQATQAAPATTAQADSAAPSAAEAREVAQQTARHANGVALAWPAGGHVVEGFQAGETRGIEIGGKPGDPVRAAADGKVMYAGTGLNSYGSLIIVQHNKDFLTAYSHNRKLLVKTGDIVRQGQQIAEMGDENNSRVSVGFELRRDGKPIDPMPYLPHGRG
- a CDS encoding alpha/beta hydrolase, with protein sequence MQNWPLPESYLFRDQTVRFNVTGNGPPLVLIHGTPFSSSVWHRIAPHLAQNHTVYYYDLLGYGQSEQREAQDVSLGIQNVLLAALLAHWQLAKPDVVAHDFGGATSLRAHLIDGCEYRSLTLIDPVAVAPWGSPFVRHVREHGDAFAGLPPYIHEAVVKAYLRGAIAREIPDGELAPYVAPWLGATGQAAFYRQIAQMDQRYTDEVEARYAQLRCPVQILWGEEDQWIPLARGRQLAAAIPNARFQAVPNAGHLMQEDAPEAIVAAALRWIA